The stretch of DNA CAGCGTAGGAGTCGGTGCTGGGCGTGTAACTGTAGATGTCGGGTAGAGTCGTGGAGGTTCCGAAGCGACCGCCGAGGAAATAGACCTTGGCCGTGCCCGGGAAGTACTCGCCGTCGAAACGGCAGTAGGCGAACGACGACTGAGGTCCGTTCTGCCATGACTGGCCAGTCGCCATGCCGGCGAGTACGCAGCACAAAGATACGAGCACGAACTTGTTCATCCCTTGCCTCCTGAAGGTTGCCGTTCAGTCATCTATCGGGGCTCGCTCGCGCCGGCTGTGGGTGCAGACTGCCCAGCAAAAGCAGGGCAGCCACCGGCGCGGAACCTCGTAACCGCACTTGAGTTATACCATCCCACGTTCGGTTGTCAAGACGCGTCTGAGCTGCACCCGGCCGATGGCGGAAGTCAGAAACCGCAAGTGAATGCAGACGCGTCCGGTGCTTCTGACTTCGGATGTCTGCCTTCTGACGTCTGACTCTGGTCGCTCCAATCTCGCCTTGACTCTCGGTGCAGCGCCTCTACAATCTGACTCAAAGGAGCCACCCATGCCTCAGGAAGAAAACCGTCCAACGCCCCAGGGTCCGCCCGTCCAGATAGAAATCGGCGAAAAGGAATCCGAGGGCGTCTACTCGAATTTCGTACTCATCGCCCATTCGCCGTCGGAGTTCATCATCGACTTCGCGCGGATACTGCCTGGCCTGCCCAAAGCCAAGGTCTTCTCACGCATCGTGATGACACCGCAGCACTCGCTGCTGCTCCACAACGCGCTGGCCGACAACATCAAAAAGTACGAAGACCGCTTCGGGAAGATAAAGCTCCACGGCAAAGAAGAAGACATCGCCCGTAGCATGGGGTTCTGACCGCGCCCAGGGCGCGGGAAGTCCGAATTCCGAAGTCAGAATGACGAATTCCCGTGCTCCGGCTGACGGAGAGCGGCCTCCGCTTGCTCTGCCCAACCGCGAACTGATCGAGCGGCTGGGCGAGATCGCGAACCACCTCGGCACACGCTCCTTTCTTGTGGGCGGCCCGGTCCGGGACCTGCTGTTCGGCCGGACAAAGAAGGGAGTTCCTCGCAGAGGCACGAAGACACAAAGAGGTTCTGAGTCCGAGACCCTGGTGACTGGGTCTCCTGGTGGTGAGATTCCGACTTCGTCCGGCTTGCAGGATATCGATGTAGCAGTTGAGGAAGGGTGCCGTGAGTTCGGTGCCGCAGTCGCCAAGGAGTTCGGCGGCCGTCTTGTCTATCACAGCCGCTTCCTGACGGGAACGGTCCTGTTCGACCGGCCTCAAGCGTCAAGCGTCAAGCCTCAAGCAGTGGAGCACATCGACATCACGCAGACCCGGGCGGAGAGCTACGAGCGGCCGGCCGTGCTGCCCGCGGTGCGCCCCGCGAGCATCGTTGGTGACCTCGGCCGCCGCGACTTCACCATCAATGCGATGGCTCTGGAAATCACGCCCGGCGCGTTCGGCGAATTCATCGACCCCTTTGACGGCCGCGCCGACCTGGAACATCGCCGGGTGCGGACACTCCACGCTCGCAGCTTCAGCGACGACCCGACGCGCATCTTCCGCTGCCTCCGGTTCGCCGCCCGGCTGGGGTTCAAGATCGAACCGCAGACCGCTGACCTGATGCGCTCCGCCGTCGAACAACGCCTCCCCGCATTCCTCACCCCGGAACGGCTCCTCTACGAACTCCGGGCTATCTGCGCCGAGCCGCTGGTTCTGCCGATCGTCAAGTCGGTCATTCGCGAGCGCCTGCTCGAGGCCGCCTTGCGCTGGACGCCGCCGCGCGGGTTTGTCGACGGCCTGGAAAGGCTGGTTCGGAACCGCCTGCCGCCGGAGCTGCTCTTCATCTATTGGCTCAGCGTGCTGCCGGTCACAGAGCGGTTCCCGATCCGCAAGGAAGAGCGGGACGCCGCCGCAGCGGTGGCCGGGTTCGGGAAGCTCAGGCCCTGGCTCAGGCGCAAGCTGAAGCCGAGCGGCGTCTACAGGATACTGCGCTCCGTACCGGAGCCGGCGCTTGCCGTGCTCGCGCCCCTGGAAACCAGACCCGTGAGCACGAGCATCAGCGCCTTCCTCGATAACTACAGGCGGGTTGGCATCGCCGCAACCGGCGCCGACCTGCGCGCGGCCGGCCTGAAGCCGGGACCGGCGTACAGGGAGATTCTGGACCAGTTGCTTTTCGCCCGGCTCGACGGTAGAATCCGCTCCGTGACAGAAGAACGCGCGCTGCTGCAACGACTCGCTCATCCGAAGGTTGGCTGATGTTTGACATCCAGGGCCTCATCCTCTCCGCCCCGGCGATTCTCTTCGGCCTGACCATCCACGAGTTCAGCCACGGCTGGGCTGCCTGGAAACTCGGAGACCCGACCGCGAAGATGATGGGTCGGCTGACTCTCAATCCGATCAAGCACCTTGACCCGATCGGTACCATCGCGCTGTTCCTCTTCAGGTTCGGCTGGGCCAAGCCGGTGCCGATCGACCCGCGCAACTTCCGCCATCCGACCCGGGATATGGCCATCTCGTCCCTGGCCGGCCCGGCCGCGAATCTGCTCACCGCCGGCGTCTCCGGGATCATCCTGCGCGTGCTCGACCTGTTCCACGTCGGCGGCTTCGCCTCGATACTGACCGGCTATTTCGTGCTCTTCAACCTGATTCTCTGCTTCTTCAACCTGATACCGATACCACCGCTCGACGGCTCGCGCCTGCTCTACCATCTGCTGCCGCCGAACTTGGCCGCCGCGTTCGGCCGGCTCGAACGTTACGGTTTCATCATCCTCATCGGCATCATCTTCCTGGGCCAGCTCACCAACGTCAACCTGTTGTGGCTGTACATGTCCCCGCTGCTGAAGCTGTTCAGCCTGCTGTTTGTCGGGCGACAGATTGTCTGACGTGGCAGCG from candidate division WOR-3 bacterium encodes:
- a CDS encoding DUF3467 domain-containing protein, with the translated sequence MPQEENRPTPQGPPVQIEIGEKESEGVYSNFVLIAHSPSEFIIDFARILPGLPKAKVFSRIVMTPQHSLLLHNALADNIKKYEDRFGKIKLHGKEEDIARSMGF
- a CDS encoding CCA tRNA nucleotidyltransferase — encoded protein: MTNSRAPADGERPPLALPNRELIERLGEIANHLGTRSFLVGGPVRDLLFGRTKKGVPRRGTKTQRGSESETLVTGSPGGEIPTSSGLQDIDVAVEEGCREFGAAVAKEFGGRLVYHSRFLTGTVLFDRPQASSVKPQAVEHIDITQTRAESYERPAVLPAVRPASIVGDLGRRDFTINAMALEITPGAFGEFIDPFDGRADLEHRRVRTLHARSFSDDPTRIFRCLRFAARLGFKIEPQTADLMRSAVEQRLPAFLTPERLLYELRAICAEPLVLPIVKSVIRERLLEAALRWTPPRGFVDGLERLVRNRLPPELLFIYWLSVLPVTERFPIRKEERDAAAAVAGFGKLRPWLRRKLKPSGVYRILRSVPEPALAVLAPLETRPVSTSISAFLDNYRRVGIAATGADLRAAGLKPGPAYREILDQLLFARLDGRIRSVTEERALLQRLAHPKVG
- a CDS encoding site-2 protease family protein — its product is MFDIQGLILSAPAILFGLTIHEFSHGWAAWKLGDPTAKMMGRLTLNPIKHLDPIGTIALFLFRFGWAKPVPIDPRNFRHPTRDMAISSLAGPAANLLTAGVSGIILRVLDLFHVGGFASILTGYFVLFNLILCFFNLIPIPPLDGSRLLYHLLPPNLAAAFGRLERYGFIILIGIIFLGQLTNVNLLWLYMSPLLKLFSLLFVGRQIV